GACCGGGTAGAAGATCGGTTGTTCGGGAAGGCGAGGGGGAAAACCGCGCCAGCCAGACGCCTCGATCAGAGCCAGTTCCTTTGGTCCAACGGGACGATAGAGAACAATGAGACTCATGACGTCTAACTACGATTCGTCGACTTATGAGTCGTGGACATTTGGTGTGACATTGACGGAATAACAGTGTGGCACATCTGCTTGGCGGGGCAAGCATGGGGCTTTGGTTGCTTCAGTTGGGGGGATTTGGCGGGGTTTGGGTGGGGTGGGAAAGGCGGCGGAATCTGCCGAATAAGCCGCGCTGGGATGGGGATGGAGATGGAGGAGGGGTTGGGGGGTGGGAGGGGTGTGGTGGGGACTCGAACGGGCACGCGAGGGGTGCGGGCGGGCTCAGAATGCCAGGTAGGTCGAGCCGCGCTGGAGTCCGTCGGGGTGGGGTTCGGTGTTGCGGAAGGTGACCGGGATCGTCAGGCCGCTGCGGCCGAGGACTCCGAAGTGGAGGTGGGGCGAGATTCCGGCTCTGCCGGTCTGACCGGAGTGGGCGATGGGGTCGCCCTGGCGGACGGCGCGACCGGGGTCGACGAGAACGCCGTTCCTCGTCAGATGGAAGTAGACGGCGGCGGTGCCGTCGTCGTGTTGGACGAGCACGTAGTTCGCCTGCGAGACGACGCCGTTGCCGTCTTCGAAACCCTCTTCGAGCTCGGCGACGACGCCGCCGCGCGCCGCGATCACGGTCGTGCCGATCGGCATCGAGAAATCGTAAGCGTAGCCGTCTCGCGTGCCGGCGGCGTGCGTTCCCGGTGAGCAGTTGCCCTGGACCATCGTGTACGCCTCGCCCGAAGCGTACGGCAGGACGTAGGGCGAACTCGCCTGGCTCGGCCAGGGGCCGCAGCTGTCGTCGTCGAGAGAAGAGGTCGGCGAGCTGCCGTCGCAGGCGAGCGCGGTCGCCATGAGGGGCCAAGCGAGTCTCCGCGCGAAACGGCGGTGCATCGGTGCCTCAGCCCTTGGGCAGACTCTCGGGCAGGTAGTCGCCGAGGAAGTTGCGCTCCATGCCGTAGCCCCAGCCGGCGCCGTGGTCGCTCGTGATCGCCTGCCTGGACTTGTCGCTGATCCGGTGCGGACCGTGGGCGAGAAGGGCGAGGATCGCACCCGGGCGCAGGTGCTCGCTCGCCCAGGAGAGCGGCGAGTCGCCGTGGGCGTCGCGCGCTTCGCGGTCGGCGCCGTGGTCGAGGAGATACTGCACGGTCGCCTCGTCGCCGTAGGCCGCGGCGCGGTGGAGCGGTGTTTCGCCCTTCGTGCGCACGTCGCGCATGAAGGCGCCGGTCTCCTGGCCGGGGAGGGTGCGGGCGTTGACCTCGGCGCCGTGCTCGACCAGCAGCCGCACGACATAGAGGTAATACGGCCGGCCGGCCTTGGCGAGCGCGCCGTGGAGCGCCGTCTCGCCGGTCTCCGGCACCGTCGAGCGCACGTTCGCCCCGTGGGCGAGCAGGAAATCGCAGACCTTCCAATGGCCGAAGAAGGCGGCGTGGCGGAGCTCGGAGTCGAGATCGAGGCTCGTGACATCGCCGCCGGCCGCGAGCACCGCCCGGAGCGCCGTGACGTCGTTGTAGTAGACGCACCACTGCAGGGCCTTGACCTCGCCTTCGTGCAGCAGGTCACGCCACCCGGGCAGCTGGAGCAGGTCGCAGATGAGATCGGTCCGGCCACGTCGGATGCGGTCGAGAAGCTCGGGCGGGGTCATGGTGTCTTGCCTCCTCTGGGGGCGGAGTCCCTCCCGGCGGCGAGCTCCGCCGCGAGAGCGTCGACGAGGTTGCTCCAGCCGAAGCCTTCGATGTGCTTCGACTCGAGCTCGCCCGCGAGTCCCGGAAGGACCTCGGCAAGGAACGGATGCTCGCGCATCAGGGCGCCAATCGCCGCCGCGGCGGCGAGACGCAGCTCGGCCCCCTCCGCGCCGCAGTGGTGGTCGTCGGCGTCGTTGGCGGTGCCGAAGAGCCACAGCTGCCGGTCGAGGCGCTCCAACACAGCGTGGCGCCGCGCGGCGTCGTCGGAGGGACCGGAGTGATTTGCGGGATCTGCGGCATCGGTGCCATCGGTGGCATCGGGGTCATCGGCGGCCTCGGTGGGCAGCGTCA
The Thermoanaerobaculia bacterium DNA segment above includes these coding regions:
- a CDS encoding M23 family metallopeptidase is translated as MHRRFARRLAWPLMATALACDGSSPTSSLDDDSCGPWPSQASSPYVLPYASGEAYTMVQGNCSPGTHAAGTRDGYAYDFSMPIGTTVIAARGGVVAELEEGFEDGNGVVSQANYVLVQHDDGTAAVYFHLTRNGVLVDPGRAVRQGDPIAHSGQTGRAGISPHLHFGVLGRSGLTIPVTFRNTEPHPDGLQRGSTYLAF
- a CDS encoding ankyrin repeat domain-containing protein, yielding MTPPELLDRIRRGRTDLICDLLQLPGWRDLLHEGEVKALQWCVYYNDVTALRAVLAAGGDVTSLDLDSELRHAAFFGHWKVCDFLLAHGANVRSTVPETGETALHGALAKAGRPYYLYVVRLLVEHGAEVNARTLPGQETGAFMRDVRTKGETPLHRAAAYGDEATVQYLLDHGADREARDAHGDSPLSWASEHLRPGAILALLAHGPHRISDKSRQAITSDHGAGWGYGMERNFLGDYLPESLPKG